The following coding sequences are from one Dromaius novaehollandiae isolate bDroNov1 chromosome 22, bDroNov1.hap1, whole genome shotgun sequence window:
- the NGFR gene encoding tumor necrosis factor receptor superfamily member 16, with protein sequence MAGLLPLPLLLPLLLPAGPAGASKDKCFTKLYTASGECCRACNLGEGVVQPCGVNQTVCEPCLDSVTYSDTVSATEPCKPCTQCVGLQSMSAPCVESDDAVCRCAYGYYQDEASGACRECRLCEVGFGLMFPCRDAQDTVCEECPEGTFSDEANFVDPCLPCTICEENEVLVKECTATSDAECRDLHPRWTTQTPALAGSDSPEPVTRDPPGSEAAPSTAADAGTTVMGSSQPVVSHGTADNLIPVYCSILAAVVVGLVAYIAFKRWNSCKQNKQGANNRPVNQTPSPEGEKLHSDSGISVDSQSLHDQQPPGQGTQAPAPKGDGSLYASLPPGKQEEVEKLLSSSAEETWRRLAAELGYGEEPLEAFARGEAPARALLADWASRETATLEALLAALRRIQRADIAESLYSESTATSPV encoded by the exons ATGGCCgggctcctgccgctgccgctgctgctgccgctgctgctgccggcg ggacccgcCGGGGCCTCCAAGGACAAGTGCTTCACCAAGCTGTACACGGCGAGCGGGGAGTGCTGCCGGGCCTGCAACCTGGGCGAGGGCGTCGTGCAGCCCTGCGGCGTGAACCAGACCGTCTGCGAGCCCTGCCTCGACA GCGTGACCTACTCGGACACGGTGAGCGCCACGGAGCCGTGCAAGCCCTGCACGCAGTGCGTGGGGCTGCAGAGCATGTCGGCGCCCTGCGTGGAGTCGGACGACGCCGTGTGCCGCTGCGCCTACGGCTACTACCAGGACGAGGCGAGCGGCGCGTGCCGGGAGTGCCGGCTCTGCGAGGTGGGCTTCGGCCTCATGTTCCCCTGCCGCGACGCGCAGGACACGGTGTGCGAGGAGTGCCCCGAGGGCACCTTCTCCGACGAGGCCAACTTCGTGGAcccctgcctgccctgcaccATCTGCGAGGAGAACGAGGTGCTGGTCAAGGAGTGCACGGCCACCTCCGACGCCGAGTGCAGAG ATCTCCACCCTCGCTGGACCACGCAGACGCCGGCGCTGGCGGGCTCCGACAGCCCCGAGCCCGtcacccgggacccccccggcagcgAGGCGGCGCCCAGCACCGCGGCGGACGCCGGCACCACCGTCATGGGCAGCTCGCAGCCCGTGGTGAGCCACGGCACCGCCGACAACCTCATCCCCGTCTACTGCTCCATCCTGGCGGCCGTGGTGGTGGGGCTGGTGGCCTACATCGCCTTCAAAAG gTGGAACAGCTGCAAGCAGAACAAGCAGGGCGCCAACAACCGCCCCGTGAACCAGACGCCCTCGCCCGAGGGCGAGAAGCTGCACAGCGACAGCGGCATCTCCGTCGACAGCCAGAGCCTGCACGACCAGCAGCCGCCGGGCCAGGGCACCCAGGCGCCAG CGCCCAAGGGCGACGGGAGCCTCTACGCCAGCCTGCCGCCGGGCAAGCAGGAGGAGGTGGAGAAGCTGCTGAGCAGCTCGGCCGAGGAGACGTGGAGGCGGCTGGCGGCCGAGCTGGGCTACGGCGAGGAGCCACTGGAGGCCTTTGCGCGCGGCgaggcgcccgcccgcgccctcCTGGCCGACTGGGCCTCCCGGGAGACCGCCACCCTGGAGGCCCTGCTGGCCGCCCTGCGCAGGATCCAGCGCGCCGACATCGCCGAGAGCCTCTACAGCGAGTCCACGGCCACGTCGCCCGTGTGa